A region of Chitinophaga horti DNA encodes the following proteins:
- a CDS encoding tetratricopeptide repeat protein, whose product MDSHVKIWTEAVTIPTYPVGKPDKNPMFLEKRVYQGSSGVVYPHAVIDKIYDEKQDQEYTAVFLENEFLRIMVLPQLGGRIQMAYDKVKERHFIYYNQVIKPALVGLTGPWISGGIEFNWPQHHRPSTFDPVDFTIKQNEDGSATCWVNEVELMFRTKGMVGFTLHPGKAYLEITGKLYNRTPFPQTFLWWANPAVKVNDWYQSIFPPDVYAVFDHGRRDVSSFPIAKGTYYKVDYSPGTDISRYKNIPVPTSYMAVASEYNFIGGYEHDTGGGLLHVADHHISPGKKQWTWGHGDFGQAWDRNLTDEDGPYIELMTGMFTDNQPDFSWIQPFEQKEFVQYFMPYREVGVVKNATKEAAAGLEINGREALIKIHFTAVYNEVAITLRSGKQALHQEETKGSPMQPYITAVTLPVNTNTDTLLLEVRDLSTNTILVAYQAAPLVEKELPPAAAAALKPADVVNNEQLFLTGQHIEQYRHATYDAADYYEEALRRDAGDIRCNTAMGLRLLRKAKPALAEPFLRAAITTATYRNPNPYDGESYYHLGWSLLWQDKTEEAYSAFYKSTWNDAWQHAGFLQLARIASRRRQWSEALAFVEKSLVRNWHSHTARHLKAALLRKTAGEQAAKEWIQASLEIDPFNYGCLFELHCMHDAQALPLLLERSRNWMHTLLEYSIDYVYAGLYEEATELLLTHLRNTNDASPLCYYYLAWISGKQGNTEAAVNYASQGHAASHDYCFPHRVEDALALQYVLEIAPAAPAYYYLGNLWYDKKLSEDAVHCWEQAIALGTGIPTVYRNLSLAMFNKQRNPERALALMEQAFRLNENDARVFMELDQLHKRKNTPTEERYRRLSAHPGLLQQRDDLYLEYVILLNQRSHFAEAATTLDAKRFHPWEGGEGKVTGQYLVSHLELAKLHLADGKPQAALDELEKAAQFPENLGEGKISGTPENDLFYLKGEALALLGNTTGATESWQQAAAGNTQPAQAIFYNDPQPDKIFYRGLASHKLGEQQRAADVFDSLIAFGQQHLNDKIEIDYFAVSLPDLLVFDADLDLKNRIHCLYMTALGYLGHALSGDASYESKAATLFEEVLSKDVNHLGALIHQAWLNRHRLQTIHH is encoded by the coding sequence ATGGATTCACACGTTAAAATATGGACCGAGGCGGTCACGATTCCCACTTATCCCGTTGGGAAACCAGATAAAAATCCAATGTTTCTTGAAAAGCGCGTATACCAGGGCAGCAGTGGCGTGGTGTATCCGCATGCGGTAATCGACAAGATCTATGACGAGAAACAGGACCAGGAGTACACCGCGGTTTTCCTGGAGAACGAGTTCCTGCGTATTATGGTACTGCCGCAATTGGGCGGCCGTATTCAGATGGCGTATGATAAGGTGAAAGAACGCCACTTCATTTATTACAACCAGGTAATAAAACCGGCGCTGGTTGGTCTTACAGGCCCGTGGATATCTGGCGGCATCGAGTTTAACTGGCCCCAACACCACCGTCCGAGTACGTTTGATCCTGTGGACTTTACAATTAAACAGAATGAAGATGGCAGCGCTACGTGTTGGGTGAATGAAGTGGAACTGATGTTCCGCACAAAAGGCATGGTGGGCTTCACGTTGCATCCGGGAAAAGCCTACCTGGAAATAACCGGCAAGCTGTATAACCGTACGCCATTCCCGCAAACCTTCCTGTGGTGGGCCAACCCGGCAGTGAAAGTGAACGACTGGTATCAATCCATTTTTCCGCCGGATGTATACGCCGTGTTTGACCACGGCCGCCGCGACGTATCCTCGTTCCCGATCGCTAAAGGCACTTACTATAAAGTAGACTATTCACCGGGCACCGATATTTCCCGGTATAAAAACATCCCGGTACCTACCTCTTATATGGCCGTAGCATCCGAATATAACTTCATCGGCGGGTACGAACATGACACTGGTGGCGGGTTACTGCACGTAGCAGATCATCACATCTCCCCCGGAAAAAAACAATGGACCTGGGGCCATGGCGATTTTGGACAAGCATGGGACCGCAACCTGACAGACGAAGACGGTCCGTACATCGAACTGATGACGGGCATGTTTACCGATAACCAACCGGACTTTTCCTGGATTCAGCCGTTTGAGCAGAAGGAGTTTGTGCAGTACTTTATGCCTTACCGCGAGGTGGGCGTGGTGAAAAACGCGACCAAAGAAGCTGCAGCCGGGCTGGAAATCAACGGCCGGGAGGCGCTTATCAAAATACACTTCACAGCCGTATATAACGAAGTGGCCATCACTTTACGCAGCGGCAAACAGGCGCTTCACCAGGAAGAAACCAAAGGCTCGCCGATGCAGCCTTACATCACTGCGGTTACGTTACCTGTCAACACCAATACAGACACCTTATTGCTCGAAGTACGCGACCTGTCGACCAACACAATACTGGTGGCCTACCAGGCTGCACCGCTGGTTGAAAAAGAATTGCCACCAGCCGCTGCAGCGGCTTTGAAGCCGGCAGACGTAGTGAACAACGAACAATTATTCCTGACGGGTCAGCACATCGAGCAATACCGCCACGCAACTTATGATGCTGCGGACTACTACGAAGAGGCGCTGCGCCGCGATGCGGGCGACATCCGTTGTAATACGGCCATGGGCCTGCGACTGCTGCGTAAGGCGAAACCTGCGTTGGCAGAGCCTTTCCTGCGGGCGGCGATCACGACGGCTACTTACCGTAATCCCAATCCATACGATGGTGAAAGCTATTATCACCTTGGCTGGAGCCTGCTGTGGCAGGATAAAACAGAAGAGGCTTACAGTGCATTTTATAAATCCACCTGGAACGACGCCTGGCAGCATGCAGGTTTCCTGCAACTGGCGCGTATTGCGAGCCGCCGCCGGCAATGGAGCGAGGCATTAGCTTTCGTTGAAAAGTCGCTGGTACGCAACTGGCATAGTCACACCGCGCGTCACCTCAAAGCAGCATTGCTGCGTAAAACGGCGGGTGAGCAAGCAGCAAAGGAATGGATACAGGCGTCGCTGGAGATAGATCCGTTTAACTACGGCTGCCTGTTCGAATTACACTGCATGCATGATGCGCAGGCATTACCATTGCTGCTGGAGCGCTCCCGCAACTGGATGCACACGCTGCTGGAATACAGTATCGACTACGTATATGCGGGACTGTATGAAGAGGCAACGGAACTGTTGCTCACGCATCTCCGTAACACGAACGACGCATCTCCCTTATGTTACTACTACCTGGCATGGATATCCGGTAAACAAGGCAATACGGAAGCCGCTGTAAACTATGCCAGCCAAGGCCATGCGGCATCGCACGATTACTGTTTCCCACACCGCGTGGAAGACGCGCTAGCATTACAGTATGTGTTAGAGATAGCGCCGGCAGCACCCGCTTACTACTACCTGGGCAACCTTTGGTATGATAAAAAGTTGTCGGAAGATGCGGTGCATTGCTGGGAACAGGCAATCGCTTTGGGAACGGGCATTCCCACGGTATACCGCAACCTGTCGCTGGCGATGTTTAACAAACAACGCAATCCGGAGAGAGCGCTTGCGCTGATGGAACAGGCATTCCGCCTGAACGAGAACGACGCCCGCGTATTCATGGAACTGGATCAGCTGCATAAAAGAAAAAATACACCAACAGAGGAGCGTTATCGCCGCCTGTCGGCCCACCCCGGCCTGTTGCAGCAACGTGACGATCTTTACCTGGAGTACGTGATCCTGCTGAACCAACGCTCCCACTTCGCCGAAGCCGCTACTACCCTGGATGCGAAGCGTTTTCACCCATGGGAAGGCGGGGAAGGCAAGGTCACTGGTCAGTACCTGGTAAGCCACCTGGAACTGGCGAAGCTACACCTGGCAGACGGTAAACCACAAGCCGCTCTGGACGAGCTGGAGAAAGCGGCACAGTTCCCTGAAAACCTGGGTGAAGGCAAGATCTCCGGCACACCGGAAAACGACTTATTCTACCTGAAAGGCGAAGCACTGGCGTTGCTTGGTAATACCACGGGTGCAACGGAAAGCTGGCAGCAGGCGGCAGCAGGCAACACGCAACCTGCACAGGCAATATTTTACAACGATCCGCAGCCGGATAAAATATTCTACCGCGGACTGGCGAGCCATAAACTCGGCGAGCAGCAACGTGCAGCGGATGTATTCGATTCCCTCATCGCCTTTGGTCAGCAGCACCTGAACGACAAGATCGAGATCGACTACTTCGCGGTATCGCTGCCGGACCTGCTGGTATTTGATGCCGACCTGGACCTGAAAAACAGGATACACTGCCTGTATATGACGGCGCTTGGCTATCTTGGGCACGCTTTGAGCGGGGATGCCTCCTACGAATCCAAAGCAGCAACATTATTCGAAGAGGTGCTGTCGAAAGATGTAAACCATCTCGGCGCACTCATACACCAGGCATGGCTGAACCGCCATCGCTTACAAACGATCCATCACTAA
- a CDS encoding M61 family metallopeptidase, with amino-acid sequence MLFARLLPVFLLAASTLSARQKPADIHFTVDAQRPGSAYFHVTMICENTGKDALRVKLPAWTPGYYWLINYAKNVVNFRAQSAAGKDLRWEKTNKNTWSIAGKGPITISYDVYARTQSVADAWLDSTFAYLPPASLLMHPEGALSKASTVKMLLPSSWKSSFTGLEPVKGQSHTYYAQDFDELYDCPLLLGNQYATQTDIGGRQHRLVLQDTAGIDVPSFFADLQKMIRSANELMGAVPYKHYTFLIMGDGRGGLEHRNSTAVFSGGPYGRQNMAAYKRWLNFLTHEYFHLYNIKAIRPVALGPFDYDKENLTHMLWVSEGFTVYYEYLILNRAGLLTRQDVYDMLRGSITNYENSPGHLFQSATASSFDTWLHFFNRNAHTANTTISYYDKGCALGLLLDLKIRHETGNRRSLDNVMRQLYQEFYITKRRGFTDDEFRHVCETVAGCKLSEIFEVYATTTEPVDYTKYLAYAGISVDLTPGKPFPLVFGRSGHERPFTFRDMPGMDSLQRAINRSWVVD; translated from the coding sequence ATGCTTTTCGCCCGATTACTGCCCGTTTTTTTACTTGCTGCTTCAACGCTTTCTGCACGACAAAAGCCTGCTGACATTCATTTCACGGTGGACGCACAGCGGCCCGGATCAGCTTATTTCCATGTAACGATGATATGTGAGAATACAGGAAAAGATGCGCTGCGGGTGAAGCTACCGGCCTGGACGCCGGGGTATTACTGGCTGATCAACTATGCGAAAAACGTGGTGAACTTCCGGGCGCAATCGGCTGCGGGCAAAGATTTACGTTGGGAAAAGACGAATAAGAATACCTGGAGCATCGCTGGCAAAGGGCCTATCACTATCAGTTACGATGTATATGCGCGTACACAGTCGGTGGCAGATGCCTGGCTCGACAGCACTTTCGCCTACCTCCCACCCGCTTCGTTGCTCATGCACCCGGAAGGCGCGTTATCAAAAGCCTCCACGGTAAAGATGTTGCTCCCCTCCTCCTGGAAAAGCAGCTTTACGGGACTGGAGCCGGTAAAGGGACAATCACATACTTATTACGCGCAAGATTTCGATGAGTTGTACGACTGCCCATTGCTCCTGGGCAACCAATATGCCACGCAAACCGACATCGGCGGCCGCCAGCACCGGCTGGTATTGCAGGACACAGCAGGCATAGACGTGCCCTCGTTTTTCGCCGACCTGCAAAAGATGATACGCTCGGCGAATGAGCTGATGGGCGCCGTACCTTACAAACACTACACCTTCCTGATCATGGGCGACGGCCGTGGTGGCCTCGAACATCGCAACTCGACGGCTGTGTTCTCGGGCGGGCCATACGGACGGCAGAACATGGCGGCTTACAAACGCTGGCTGAATTTCCTGACGCACGAATACTTTCACCTTTACAACATTAAAGCGATCCGCCCGGTGGCGCTGGGTCCTTTCGACTACGACAAGGAAAACCTGACGCATATGTTATGGGTATCGGAAGGATTCACGGTGTACTATGAATATTTGATCCTGAATCGTGCCGGCCTGCTGACGCGGCAGGACGTATACGATATGCTGCGCGGCAGTATCACGAATTACGAGAACAGTCCCGGTCATCTTTTTCAATCTGCCACGGCGTCCAGCTTCGATACCTGGCTGCATTTCTTTAACCGGAACGCACACACGGCAAATACCACGATCTCCTATTACGATAAGGGCTGTGCCCTGGGTTTACTGCTCGACCTGAAGATCCGTCACGAGACGGGCAACCGCCGCTCGCTCGATAATGTAATGCGACAGTTGTACCAGGAGTTTTACATCACCAAACGTCGTGGCTTTACGGACGATGAGTTCCGGCACGTTTGCGAAACCGTAGCAGGCTGCAAGCTTTCGGAGATATTCGAAGTATATGCAACGACTACGGAGCCGGTGGATTATACGAAGTACCTGGCTTACGCCGGCATTAGTGTCGATCTCACACCCGGCAAGCCCTTCCCGCTGGTGTTTGGCAGAAGTGGCCACGAGCGACCGTTTACTTTTAGGGATATGCCGGGGATGGATAGCTTACAGCGGGCGATTAACAGGAGTTGGGTGGTGGATTGA
- a CDS encoding NUDIX hydrolase, whose product MTSYGKQKRLLVAVDCIIFGFDGQDLKVLLIKRGFEPEKGNWSLMGGFVQPEESFEDAASRVLKQLTGLEDIYMEQLYAFSRPTRDPIERTASIAYFALLDINQYHRQQLRHEFHAEWFSLSQMPELIFDHTEMITMAKEKLRYKAAIHPILFELLPQKFTIPQLQLLYEGVYETDFDKRNFSRKILSLKLLVKQKDKEKESSKRGAFYYKLDKRRYNANFHSFLNFIAKPHNLK is encoded by the coding sequence ATGACCAGTTACGGTAAACAGAAGCGGTTGTTAGTGGCAGTCGATTGTATCATCTTCGGATTTGACGGACAAGACCTGAAAGTACTACTCATTAAACGTGGGTTTGAGCCAGAGAAGGGAAACTGGAGCCTGATGGGCGGCTTCGTTCAACCAGAGGAAAGCTTTGAAGACGCGGCCTCCCGCGTGTTGAAGCAACTGACCGGGCTGGAAGACATTTATATGGAACAATTGTATGCATTTAGCCGCCCCACGCGCGATCCTATCGAACGCACCGCGTCTATCGCTTACTTTGCGCTGCTGGACATCAACCAGTACCACCGCCAGCAACTGAGGCATGAGTTTCACGCAGAATGGTTCTCACTTTCGCAAATGCCCGAGCTGATCTTCGATCATACCGAAATGATTACTATGGCTAAGGAGAAGCTGCGCTACAAAGCCGCCATTCACCCGATCCTGTTCGAACTGTTACCGCAGAAGTTTACCATCCCGCAGCTGCAGCTGTTGTACGAGGGCGTATACGAAACCGATTTCGATAAACGTAATTTCAGCCGCAAGATCCTGTCGCTGAAGCTGCTCGTCAAACAAAAAGACAAGGAAAAGGAAAGTTCCAAAAGAGGCGCGTTTTATTACAAACTGGACAAAAGAAGGTACAATGCCAATTTCCACTCTTTCCTCAACTTTATCGCTAAACCACACAACCTGAAGTAA
- a CDS encoding ribulokinase, which yields MNQSAYVIGVDFGTDSVRALVASTQNGETIATAVQYYPRWKKGLYCDPSTQQYRQHPLDYLESLEAAIKQALANCPADVKANIKGISVDTTGSTPVAVDTTGTPLALTPGMEENPNAMFVLWKDHTANDEAELINTIAHSGKFEDYTKYCGGIYSSEWYWAKMLHVVRVDELVREKAISWVEHCDWIPAVLTGNKDVKTLVRSRCAAGHKAMWHESWGGLPPADFLEAIDPLLVKYATMFKDTVVASESVGTISAEWAAKLGLPADVVIGSGAFDAHMGAVGADIQPYALCKIIGTSTCDILMAPMEASGHLLIKGICGQVDGSVVPGMLGMEAGQSAYGDVYAWLRKLIIKPMAALMNGDLDAEKMQQYEDKLLAYLSGEAEKLPLRDNDVLVLDWFNGRRTPDANHTVKSAMIGLHLGTDAAHLFKGLVEATAFGAHSIAQRFEEEGVPIKEVIALGGVAKKSGYAMQVLANVMNRPIKIVANEQACAIGAAMFAAVAAGIYKDTAAAQQAMFGGYERVWEPQPEKVDYYAKRYKQFLALGAFSEKVYA from the coding sequence ATGAATCAGAGTGCTTATGTAATAGGTGTCGATTTTGGTACAGATTCGGTGAGGGCATTAGTCGCCAGCACACAGAACGGAGAAACGATCGCCACTGCCGTACAGTATTATCCACGTTGGAAAAAAGGCCTGTACTGCGACCCGTCCACCCAGCAATACCGCCAGCATCCGCTGGATTACCTGGAAAGCCTGGAAGCTGCGATCAAACAGGCGCTGGCCAATTGTCCGGCCGATGTGAAAGCCAATATCAAAGGAATTTCTGTGGATACGACCGGGTCTACCCCCGTAGCGGTAGACACTACCGGTACGCCACTGGCCCTTACGCCCGGGATGGAAGAGAACCCGAACGCCATGTTCGTGCTCTGGAAAGACCACACGGCGAACGACGAGGCGGAACTGATCAACACGATCGCGCATAGCGGCAAGTTTGAAGACTATACCAAATATTGCGGCGGAATTTACAGCAGCGAATGGTATTGGGCTAAAATGCTGCATGTAGTGCGGGTGGATGAACTGGTGCGCGAAAAAGCAATATCCTGGGTAGAGCATTGCGACTGGATCCCAGCGGTACTGACCGGCAATAAAGATGTAAAAACACTGGTGCGCAGCCGTTGCGCGGCCGGTCATAAAGCCATGTGGCATGAATCCTGGGGCGGACTGCCCCCGGCAGATTTCCTGGAGGCGATAGACCCGCTGCTCGTTAAATATGCCACCATGTTCAAAGATACGGTAGTCGCCAGCGAGTCCGTAGGTACCATCAGTGCCGAATGGGCTGCTAAACTGGGACTGCCTGCTGATGTAGTAATCGGCTCCGGCGCTTTCGATGCGCACATGGGCGCCGTAGGTGCGGATATTCAGCCTTATGCGCTGTGTAAGATCATCGGCACCTCTACCTGCGATATCCTCATGGCGCCGATGGAAGCCTCTGGTCACCTGTTAATCAAAGGCATTTGCGGCCAGGTGGACGGCTCCGTGGTTCCGGGCATGCTGGGCATGGAAGCAGGTCAGAGCGCTTATGGCGACGTATACGCCTGGTTACGCAAACTGATCATCAAGCCGATGGCCGCCCTCATGAATGGCGACCTGGATGCTGAAAAGATGCAGCAGTACGAAGATAAGCTCCTCGCATATTTATCCGGCGAGGCCGAAAAACTACCCCTGCGCGATAATGACGTGCTGGTACTCGACTGGTTTAACGGCCGCCGTACGCCAGATGCGAACCATACCGTGAAGAGCGCGATGATCGGCCTACACCTTGGTACCGACGCCGCGCATCTCTTTAAAGGATTGGTAGAAGCTACCGCCTTTGGCGCCCACAGCATCGCGCAGCGTTTCGAAGAAGAAGGCGTGCCGATCAAAGAAGTAATCGCACTGGGCGGCGTAGCGAAGAAATCGGGCTACGCGATGCAAGTGCTGGCCAACGTGATGAATCGTCCGATCAAGATCGTAGCCAACGAGCAGGCTTGCGCCATTGGTGCGGCGATGTTCGCGGCTGTTGCTGCCGGTATCTATAAAGACACCGCTGCTGCGCAACAGGCGATGTTCGGCGGTTATGAGAGGGTGTGGGAGCCGCAGCCTGAAAAGGTGGACTACTATGCCAAACGTTACAAGCAATTCCTGGCGCTGGGCGCCTTTTCCGAAAAAGTATACGCATGA
- a CDS encoding L-ribulose-5-phosphate 4-epimerase yields MSKYQQIKQTAYEANMQLPKLGLVLFTFGNVSLADHKEQVFAIKPSGVPYELLTPDDMVIVDFDGNTVEGKMRPSSDTKTHAVLYKHWPKIGSVVHTHSTYATAWAQAQRDVPIFGTTHADHLTVDVPCAPPMSDEMIKGNYEYETGFQILNCFKERGLSYEEVEMILVGNHAPFTWGKDAHKAVYNAAVLEEVSRMAYLTETINPQAPRLKDALIRKHFERKHGPDSYYGQ; encoded by the coding sequence ATGAGCAAATACCAGCAGATAAAACAAACAGCCTACGAAGCCAACATGCAACTGCCCAAACTGGGACTGGTACTGTTTACTTTCGGCAACGTGAGCCTGGCAGATCATAAGGAACAAGTATTCGCGATTAAGCCGAGCGGTGTGCCGTACGAGCTGCTCACGCCCGATGATATGGTGATCGTAGACTTCGACGGTAACACGGTAGAAGGGAAGATGCGCCCTTCCTCGGACACAAAGACACATGCGGTATTGTATAAACACTGGCCAAAGATCGGCAGCGTGGTACATACGCATTCTACCTACGCCACTGCCTGGGCGCAGGCGCAGCGTGACGTGCCGATTTTTGGTACTACGCACGCCGATCACTTAACGGTGGATGTGCCCTGCGCACCGCCCATGAGTGACGAAATGATCAAGGGAAATTACGAGTACGAAACCGGTTTCCAGATACTGAATTGCTTTAAGGAAAGAGGGCTGAGTTACGAAGAGGTGGAGATGATCCTCGTCGGCAACCACGCGCCGTTCACCTGGGGTAAGGATGCACACAAGGCGGTGTACAATGCCGCGGTGCTGGAAGAAGTTTCCCGCATGGCGTATCTCACGGAAACAATCAATCCGCAGGCGCCACGTTTAAAGGATGCGCTCATCCGCAAACACTTCGAACGTAAGCACGGACCAGACTCGTATTACGGACAATAA
- the araA gene encoding L-arabinose isomerase, whose product MADLKAFEVWFVTGSQHLYGEETLRQVAANAQAIATSLDKAGQVPVRVVFKPVVKSTEEIYQVCQEANVAKSCIGIITWMHTFSPAKMWIGGLKVLQKPMLHLHTQFNRDIPWGDIDMDFMNLNQSAHGDREFGFMVSRMRMNRKVVVGHWQEESVLNSIETWARAAAGWADLQGARFARIGDNMRFVAVTDGDKVEAELKFGFSVNTYGVGDVVEHIKAASDSAVAALTDEYEASYNVVAGLRKGGAQYESLKEAARIEIGLRSFLENGNFKGFTDTFEDLHGMVQLPGLAAQRLMASGYGFAGEGDWKTSALVRAMKVMGTGLKGGNAFMEDYTYHFDPNNRLVLGSHMLEICSSIADGKPNCEVHPLGIGGKADPVRLVFNVAAGPAINASIIDMGNRFRLLVNDVEAVKPEHDLPKLPVARVLWKPLPDMNTALAAWILAGGAHHTCYSQNLTFEHMQDFADMAGIEFVHIGAKTDLYQFKNELRWNEVYYQINKA is encoded by the coding sequence ATGGCAGATTTGAAAGCATTTGAAGTTTGGTTCGTCACCGGCAGCCAGCACTTATATGGAGAAGAAACATTACGCCAGGTAGCGGCCAATGCACAGGCCATCGCCACTTCGCTGGATAAAGCAGGGCAGGTGCCGGTGCGGGTAGTGTTTAAACCAGTCGTTAAATCAACAGAAGAAATATACCAGGTTTGCCAGGAAGCTAATGTGGCCAAATCCTGTATCGGCATCATCACCTGGATGCACACTTTCTCCCCCGCTAAAATGTGGATTGGCGGCCTAAAAGTATTGCAGAAACCTATGCTGCACCTGCATACGCAGTTCAACCGCGATATTCCCTGGGGCGATATTGACATGGACTTCATGAACCTGAACCAGAGCGCGCACGGCGACCGTGAGTTCGGATTTATGGTGTCGCGTATGCGCATGAACCGTAAAGTGGTGGTAGGTCACTGGCAGGAAGAGTCGGTGCTGAACAGCATCGAAACCTGGGCCAGGGCGGCTGCAGGTTGGGCCGATCTGCAAGGCGCCCGTTTCGCCCGTATCGGCGACAATATGCGCTTCGTAGCCGTAACCGATGGTGATAAAGTAGAAGCTGAACTGAAGTTTGGGTTCTCTGTAAATACTTATGGTGTAGGCGATGTGGTAGAACATATCAAAGCGGCTTCCGATTCGGCAGTAGCGGCGCTTACCGACGAATACGAGGCTTCTTACAACGTAGTAGCAGGTTTGCGTAAAGGCGGCGCGCAATACGAATCACTGAAAGAAGCGGCGCGTATCGAAATCGGTTTACGCAGCTTCCTCGAAAACGGTAATTTCAAAGGCTTTACCGATACTTTCGAAGACTTGCATGGCATGGTGCAGTTGCCTGGTCTGGCCGCGCAAAGGCTGATGGCTTCCGGCTACGGCTTTGCTGGTGAAGGCGATTGGAAAACATCTGCGCTGGTGCGTGCGATGAAAGTAATGGGTACCGGCCTTAAAGGTGGTAATGCCTTCATGGAAGATTATACTTACCATTTCGACCCGAACAACCGACTGGTACTGGGTTCGCACATGCTGGAGATTTGTTCTTCCATTGCAGATGGTAAACCCAATTGCGAAGTACATCCGTTAGGTATCGGCGGCAAAGCCGACCCGGTAAGGCTGGTGTTTAACGTAGCAGCTGGTCCGGCGATCAACGCATCTATCATTGATATGGGTAACCGTTTCCGTTTACTCGTAAACGATGTGGAAGCCGTAAAGCCAGAACATGATCTGCCAAAACTGCCTGTGGCCCGCGTACTCTGGAAACCTTTGCCAGACATGAATACCGCGCTGGCCGCATGGATACTGGCAGGTGGTGCGCATCACACTTGTTACAGCCAGAACCTCACGTTCGAGCATATGCAGGACTTTGCAGACATGGCCGGTATCGAGTTTGTACACATCGGCGCTAAAACCGACTTGTACCAGTTTAAGAATGAACTGCGCTGGAACGAAGTTTATTATCAAATTAATAAAGCTTAA